The Pseudoxanthomonas suwonensis sequence ATCGGCATCCTCGCCGCCGACCAGCTGATCCTCAAGCCGCGCCTGTACGCCACCTTCCTGCTGTGGCTGCTGTCGGAACTGTTCGAGAACCTGCCCGAGGTCGGCGACCTGGACAAGCCCCGGCTGGCCTTCATCTTCGACGAGGCCCACCTGCTGTTCGACGACGCGCCACCGGCGCTGCGCCAGCGCATCGAGCAGGTGGTGCGGCTGATCCGTTCCAAGGGCGTGGGCGTGTACTTCTGCTCGCAGTTCCCCGACGACGTGCCGGACAACATCCTCGGCCAGCTCGGCAACCGCGTGCAGCACGCGCTGCGCGCCTACACCCCGCGCGACCAGAAGGCGGTCAGGACCGCGGCCGAGACCTTCGTGACCAATCCACGACTCGACGTGGCCTCGGTGCTGTCGCAGCTGGGCACCGGCGAGGCGCTGGTCTCCACGCTGCAGGACAAGGGCGTGCCCTCGCCGGTGCAGCAGACCCTGATCGCGCCGCCGCGCTGCCGGATGGGCGCGATCAGCGAAGCCGAGCGCGCGCAGGTGCGTGCCGGCAGCCCGCTGGGCACGCGCTACGACAAGGCCATCGACCGCGAATCGGCGGCGGAAATGCTGGCCGCCCGCGCGCAGGCCGCGGCCGACGCCGCCGAGGCGCCACCGGCGCGTGGCCGTGGCACGGGCGGGCGCACCCAGGCACCGGCGCAGGACGGCGGCTTCGGCAAGGCGGTGCAGGACGTGCTGTTCGGCAACGGCCGCCGCCAGGGCGTGATCGAGGCCTCCAGCAAGCAGGCCGCGCGCACCATCACCAACCAGGTGGTGCGCGGGATCCTGGGCGTGTTCGGCGGCAAGAAGCGCTGACGCTCTTGTAGGAGCCGGGTTCAGCCGGCGACACGAGCGTCGGATCATGAGGGCGTCGCCTGTGCCGACGTGGCGTGTCGCCGGCTGAACCCGGCTCCTACACAATACCGGCCCGTCACTGCCGCAAGACCCGCATGTCCCGCTGGCGTCCCCCACCCGAGAAGAGCACCGCGCTGATCACCCGCGCCGGCCACGAGCGGCTGAAGGCCGAACTGGACGAGCTGTGGCGGGTGCGGCGCCCGGAGGTGGTCAAGGCGCTGGCCGCCGCCGCGGCCGAGGGCGACCGCTCGGAGAACGCCGAGTACACCTACCGCAAGAAGCAACTGGGCGAGATCGACCGGCGCGTGCGCTACCTGAGCAAGCGCGTGCCGGCGCTGCGGGTGATCGACGCGGCACCGTCCGATCCGGAGGCGGTGTTCTTCGGCGCCTGGGTCGAATTGGAGCGGATCGACAGCGGCGAACTGGTCCGCTACCGCATCGTCGGCCCGGACGAAACCGACGCGGCGGCCGGCTGGATCAGCATCGACTCACCGCTGGCGCGGGCGCTGCTGAAGAAGCGGGTCGACGACGAAATGGAGGCGCAGCTGCCGGGTGGGGCGGCGCGGTTCGCCATCGTGTCGGTGGAGTACGGCGGCTGAGCCCGCGCCGTATCGGCAATCCACCGCAAGAAAAAACCGTCGTCCGCGCTAGGGACAAGGAAGCCGTTGTTCCCGCGAAGGCGTGAGGCGCTTTTCCACAGCCGAATGGCTGGTCACCCAGTGACTTGATGCGCCGCTATCGGCCACGGCGTGCAAAGTCGCTGGGTTCCCGCCTTCGCGGGAACGACGGTGATGGTGGCGGCGTTGGGTCGGATGACGGTCGGCTGCAGGAAGGAGCGCCTCACTACGGAGCGAACGGCCTAGACCAGGCGCAGCCCCAGCGGCGCGGAATCGCCCGACGCCTCGGCATACTCCACCTCGCCGTACAGGTCGTGCTCGTCGCTGCCCATGATCCGCACGTCGACGAACTCGCCCGGCTGCAGGCCGGCATCGCGTCCGTCCTGGATCTGCACGGTGCCGTCGATCTCCGGGGCATCGGCCATCGAGCGGGCGAGCGCCAGCTCGCCATCGAGCAGGTCGACCAGGCAGCGCTGCACGGTGCCGACCTTGGCTTCCAGACGCGCGGCGGAAATCTCGCCCTGGCGCTCCATGAAGCGGGCCAGGCGTTCCTGCTTGACCTCTTCGGGTACCGGGTCGGGCAGCGCGTTGGCCGCCGCGCCATCCACCGGCGAATAGGCGAAGGCACCGACCCGGTCCAGCTGCGCCTCGTCGAGGAAGTCGAGCAGTTCCTCGAACTCGGCCTCGGTCTCGCCGGGGAAGCCGACGATGAAGGTCGAGCGCAGGGTCAGCTGCGGGCACGCCGCGCGCCAGCGCTGCACGCGCTCGAGGGTCTT is a genomic window containing:
- a CDS encoding helicase HerA-like domain-containing protein, translated to MDPILLGKGITDDIPVVLQPKYGNRHGLVAGATGTGKTVTLMTLAEGFSRIGVPVFMADVKGDVAGLAVAGEASGKLLDRANEIGVAGYAPAASPVVFWDLYGKLGHPVRTTVSEMGPTLLGRILELNDTQAGVLDIVFKLADDRGLLLLDLADLRALLNLVAEERKAVSTEYGLVSPQSVAAIQRALLRLAQDGGEGFFGEPALELADIMRVNHDGRGVIGILAADQLILKPRLYATFLLWLLSELFENLPEVGDLDKPRLAFIFDEAHLLFDDAPPALRQRIEQVVRLIRSKGVGVYFCSQFPDDVPDNILGQLGNRVQHALRAYTPRDQKAVRTAAETFVTNPRLDVASVLSQLGTGEALVSTLQDKGVPSPVQQTLIAPPRCRMGAISEAERAQVRAGSPLGTRYDKAIDRESAAEMLAARAQAAADAAEAPPARGRGTGGRTQAPAQDGGFGKAVQDVLFGNGRRQGVIEASSKQAARTITNQVVRGILGVFGGKKR
- the greB gene encoding transcription elongation factor GreB, coding for MSRWRPPPEKSTALITRAGHERLKAELDELWRVRRPEVVKALAAAAAEGDRSENAEYTYRKKQLGEIDRRVRYLSKRVPALRVIDAAPSDPEAVFFGAWVELERIDSGELVRYRIVGPDETDAAAGWISIDSPLARALLKKRVDDEMEAQLPGGAARFAIVSVEYGG